One part of the Dermacentor silvarum isolate Dsil-2018 chromosome 6, BIME_Dsil_1.4, whole genome shotgun sequence genome encodes these proteins:
- the LOC119456964 gene encoding WAS/WASL-interacting protein family member 2-like: MAAAGQQLRGFTTTDDDNARASLAVATETGGQRRARAALPLLPRQQERRRHSARRSPRHNTTASSLSLLGSSLPPRIPPPPPAAPRSGAAERQPRIGGCLRHRRRGERGGEPLSPSLQPSVQALAVRTAWRNAPRAGRLTSSGGARGGAQHWQLRRAAAPADARTTLREWRGGKLIAPPGPRSDTPPRLSHPPPVPPALPSPPPRHPHGDSSYQLTGRWHGMQVCGARMQYPRVRRKPTSDDGSVSDKPRFPGAAPTNRTDEVQNVDDVRELQNAETSEPRADPVIDLPR, translated from the exons ATGGCAGCGGCAGGGCAGCAGCTCCGAGGGTTCACcaccaccgacgacgacaacgctCGGGCCAGCCTCGCCGTTGCCACGGAAACCGGCGGACAGAGGAGGGCGAGAGCGGCGCTGCCGCTGTTGCCACGGCAACAAGAGCGGCGGCGGCACAGCGCACGTCGCTCGCCGCGGCACAACACGACGGCCTCCTCGCTTTCCCTACTCGGCTCCTCTCTCCCTCCCCGGATCCCTCCACCACCTCCGGCGGCCCCGCGGTCGGGAGCTGCGGAGCGCCAGCCTCGAATCGGCGGctgtctgcggcaccgacgacgAGGAGAACGCGGCGGCGAGCCCCTTTCACCCAGTCTGCAGCCCTCGGTACAAGCTCTCGCCGTGCGAACCGCGTGGCGCAATGCGCCCCGCGCTGGCCGCTTGACCAGCAGCGGtggtgcgcgcggcggcgcccaACACTGGCAGCTGCGGCGCGCAGCAGCGCCGGCGGAC GCACGCACGACACTAAGGGAGTGGAGGGGGGGCAAGCTGATAGCGCCCCCGGGTCCGCGCTCCGACACCCCTCCTCGCCTCTCCCACCCACCACCGGTGCCGCCCGcgctcccttcccctccccctaGGCACCCACACGGCGACTCGAGCTATCAGCTGACCGGCCGCTG GCATGGCATGCAAGTATGCGGCGCGCGCATGCAGTATCCACGTGTGCGCCGTAAGCCGACCAGCGACGACGGCAGCGTTTCGGACAAGCCCCGGTTTCCAGGAGCCGCTCCTACGAACCGGACCGACGAGGTGCAAAACGTCGACGACGTCCGGGAGCTGCAGAACGCGGAAACGTCGGAGCCGCGTGCCGATCCAGTGATAGATTTaccgagataa